The Klebsiella sp. RHBSTW-00484 genome includes a window with the following:
- the glpD gene encoding glycerol-3-phosphate dehydrogenase has translation METKDLIVIGGGINGAGIAADAAGRGLSVLMLEAKDLACATSSASSKLIHGGLRYLEHYEFRLVSEALAEREVLLKMAPHIAFPMRFRLPHRPHLRPAWMIRIGLFMYDHLGKRTSLPSSTGLRFGSESVLKPEIVRGFEYSDCWVDDARLVLANAQMVVRKGGEVRTRTRAISAKRENGLWIVEAEDIDSGEKFSWQARGLVNATGPWVKQFFDDGMHIPSPYGIRLIKGSHIVVPRVHTQKQAYILQNEDKRIVFVIPWMDEFSIIGTTDVEYNGDPKAVAIDDKEINYLLNVYNAHFKKTLSRDDIVWTYSGVRPLCDDESDSPQAITRDYTLDIHDENGQAPLLSVFGGKLTTYRKLAEHALEKLTPYYKGIGPAWTKTAVLPGGDIGSDRDDYAAKLRRRFSFISESMARHYTRTYGSNSEWILGEATSLADLGEDFGHEFYEAELKYLVEHEWVRTLDDAIWRRTKQGMWLTAEQQARVSEWLVQHVGKSELSLAS, from the coding sequence GTGGAAACCAAAGATCTGATTGTGATAGGAGGAGGCATCAACGGTGCCGGTATCGCGGCAGACGCCGCAGGGCGTGGTTTATCCGTGCTGATGCTGGAGGCAAAAGACCTGGCCTGCGCCACGTCCAGCGCCAGCTCAAAGCTGATTCACGGCGGGCTGCGCTACCTTGAACACTACGAATTCCGCCTGGTGAGCGAAGCGCTGGCCGAGCGAGAAGTGTTGTTAAAAATGGCTCCGCACATCGCCTTCCCGATGCGCTTTCGTTTACCGCATCGCCCGCACCTGCGCCCGGCCTGGATGATCCGCATCGGTCTGTTTATGTACGATCATCTGGGCAAACGCACCAGTTTGCCCAGCTCAACTGGATTGCGTTTTGGCTCGGAATCGGTACTTAAACCTGAAATAGTGCGCGGTTTCGAATATTCCGACTGCTGGGTTGATGATGCGCGTCTGGTGCTGGCCAATGCCCAAATGGTCGTGCGTAAAGGTGGGGAAGTGCGTACGCGTACCCGCGCTATTTCCGCAAAGCGCGAGAATGGTTTGTGGATTGTCGAAGCGGAAGATATTGATAGCGGCGAGAAGTTCAGCTGGCAGGCGCGCGGTCTGGTGAACGCCACCGGCCCGTGGGTCAAACAATTCTTCGATGACGGTATGCATATACCATCGCCATATGGCATCCGCCTGATTAAGGGTAGCCATATTGTCGTGCCGCGCGTGCATACCCAGAAGCAGGCCTACATTCTGCAAAACGAAGACAAACGCATTGTGTTTGTGATCCCGTGGATGGATGAATTCTCAATAATCGGTACCACCGACGTTGAGTACAACGGCGATCCGAAAGCCGTGGCGATCGATGACAAAGAGATCAACTACCTGCTGAACGTCTATAACGCGCATTTTAAAAAGACGCTCTCTCGCGATGATATCGTCTGGACTTACTCCGGCGTGCGTCCGCTGTGCGATGACGAATCCGACTCACCGCAGGCGATCACCCGCGATTACACTCTCGATATTCATGATGAGAACGGGCAGGCTCCGCTGCTGTCGGTGTTTGGCGGCAAGCTCACCACCTATCGTAAGCTGGCCGAACACGCGCTGGAAAAACTAACGCCTTACTACAAAGGCATCGGCCCGGCATGGACCAAAACCGCCGTTCTGCCCGGCGGCGATATCGGTAGCGACCGTGATGATTATGCGGCAAAGCTGCGCCGTCGCTTCTCATTTATCAGCGAGTCAATGGCGCGCCACTACACCCGAACCTACGGCAGCAATAGCGAATGGATCCTTGGTGAAGCCACGTCACTTGCCGATCTCGGCGAAGATTTTGGTCACGAGTTTTACGAAGCAGAACTTAAATACCTGGTCGAACATGAATGGGTACGAACCCTGGACGATGCGATATGGCGGCGAACCAAGCAGGGAATGTGGTTAACGGCCGAACAGCAGGCACGCGTTAGCGAATGGCTGGTGCAGCACGTGGGAAAGTCTGAGCTTTCGCTGGCGTCGTAA
- a CDS encoding vWA domain-containing protein, whose translation MANPLLFRSLLRDAPLANAQNHERAAAFAFTPRHKLAQMVMTGCMNETFYASAQAQLSDVLEIAKDLDDLFLAKLAIYGRERGMMKDMPALLTAILAARGSALLPVVFARVVNNGRMLRNFVQILRSGVTGRRSLGTRPKKLVQHWLQEASEERLLQASVGNSPSLADIVKMVHPRPQAPWHDAFFAWLIGKPCDKAQLPEKTQALLAFREGREGAALPDVPFLLLTHSPLSTEQWALLAQRMSWQTLRMNLNTLARHGVFEDATLAASVAKRLADRAQVRQSWVYPYQLLSAWSNLQSSVPQAIGDALEQAMEYALENVPQFRGNVVVCPDVSGSMRSSVTGHRQGATSKIRCVDVAGLIAAAVLRNHPQARVLPFECDVVNVALDAKQSVMHNAQKLAAVGGGSTNCSAPLRKLLAERARVDLVIMVSDNESWIDKSRHGSTATMECWVELKKRNPQARLVCIDMLPYGTTQAMERGDILNVGGFSDEVFTVIDNFVNGRYGREHWLEEIESVTL comes from the coding sequence ATGGCGAATCCACTTTTGTTCCGTTCACTGTTACGGGACGCGCCGCTGGCAAATGCGCAAAACCACGAACGTGCAGCGGCTTTTGCCTTCACCCCGCGCCATAAGCTGGCGCAGATGGTGATGACCGGTTGCATGAACGAGACCTTTTATGCCAGCGCTCAGGCACAGCTCAGTGATGTTCTGGAGATAGCGAAAGACCTGGACGATCTGTTTCTCGCGAAGCTGGCGATTTATGGCCGCGAGCGGGGAATGATGAAAGATATGCCCGCGTTGTTGACCGCGATTCTGGCGGCGCGAGGTTCGGCGCTGCTGCCGGTGGTGTTTGCGCGGGTTGTCAACAACGGTCGGATGCTGCGTAACTTCGTGCAGATATTGCGCAGCGGCGTCACCGGTCGGCGCTCGCTGGGCACGCGGCCGAAGAAGCTGGTTCAGCATTGGCTACAAGAGGCCAGCGAAGAGCGCTTATTGCAGGCTTCGGTAGGCAACTCGCCATCGCTGGCGGATATCGTGAAGATGGTGCACCCGCGTCCACAGGCTCCATGGCACGACGCTTTCTTTGCCTGGCTAATTGGCAAGCCGTGCGACAAAGCGCAGCTGCCGGAGAAAACGCAGGCGCTGCTGGCGTTTCGCGAAGGTCGTGAAGGTGCGGCTTTACCGGATGTGCCATTTTTACTACTGACCCACTCGCCGCTAAGTACAGAACAGTGGGCGTTGCTGGCCCAACGGATGAGCTGGCAAACGCTGCGTATGAATTTGAATACTCTAGCGCGTCACGGCGTGTTTGAGGATGCAACGCTTGCCGCCAGCGTGGCGAAGCGGCTGGCGGACAGGGCGCAGGTGCGTCAGTCCTGGGTCTATCCTTACCAGCTGTTGTCGGCGTGGAGCAATCTGCAAAGCAGCGTGCCGCAGGCGATTGGCGACGCCCTGGAGCAGGCGATGGAGTATGCGCTGGAAAACGTGCCACAGTTTCGCGGCAACGTGGTGGTTTGCCCGGACGTGTCCGGGTCGATGCGCTCATCGGTAACTGGCCATCGCCAGGGGGCGACCAGCAAGATCCGCTGTGTGGACGTTGCCGGGCTGATTGCCGCCGCCGTGCTGCGTAACCACCCGCAGGCCCGCGTGTTGCCGTTTGAATGCGATGTGGTGAACGTCGCGCTTGATGCTAAGCAGTCGGTGATGCACAACGCGCAAAAGCTGGCGGCGGTGGGCGGTGGCAGCACCAACTGCTCCGCGCCGCTGCGCAAGCTGCTGGCCGAGCGGGCGCGGGTGGATCTGGTGATTATGGTGTCGGATAACGAATCCTGGATTGATAAGTCGCGCCACGGCTCGACGGCCACCATGGAGTGCTGGGTTGAACTGAAAAAACGCAATCCGCAGGCACGTCTGGTGTGCATCGATATGCTGCCTTACGGCACCACCCAGGCGATGGAGCGGGGCGATATTTTAAACGTCGGCGGTTTTAGCGACGAGGTATTTACGGTGATTGATAACTTTGTTAACGGTCGCTACGGCAGAGAGCACTGGCTGGAAGAGATTGAGTCGGTGACGCTGTAA
- the rtcB gene encoding RNA-splicing ligase RtcB → MNYELMTTQNAPVKMWTKGVPVEDDARQQLINTAKMPFIFKHIAVMPDVHLGKGSTIGSVIPTKGAIIPAAVGVDIGCGMNALRTSLTAADLPDLPALRQAIETAVPHGRSNTRSRRDVGAWENPPVNVDEKWAQLEAGYQWLTQKYPRFLNTNNHKHLGTLGTGNHFIEICLDEGEQVWIMLHSGSRGIGNAIGTYFIGLAQQEMQDQLETLPSRDLAYFDEDTEYFDDYLRAVSWAQMFASLNRDAMMENTLAALQKCVEKPITLSMEAINCHHNYVQKEQHFGEEVFVTRKGAVSAQKGQFGIIPGSMGAKSFIVRGLGNEESFCSCSHGAGRVMSRTKAKKLFSVDDQILATAHVECRKDADVIDEIPMAYKDIDAVMAAQSDLVEIVHTLRQVVCVKG, encoded by the coding sequence ATGAATTACGAATTAATGACTACCCAGAATGCACCGGTAAAAATGTGGACTAAAGGCGTGCCGGTAGAAGACGATGCTCGTCAGCAGCTGATCAATACGGCGAAAATGCCGTTTATTTTCAAACATATTGCCGTGATGCCGGATGTGCACTTGGGTAAAGGATCGACCATCGGTAGCGTGATCCCAACCAAAGGCGCGATTATTCCGGCGGCGGTGGGCGTGGATATCGGTTGTGGGATGAACGCGCTGCGTACCAGCTTAACGGCGGCGGATCTCCCCGATCTTCCGGCGCTGCGTCAGGCAATTGAAACTGCTGTGCCGCACGGTCGTTCCAATACGCGTAGCCGTCGTGACGTTGGCGCATGGGAAAACCCGCCGGTCAACGTGGATGAGAAATGGGCGCAACTGGAGGCGGGATATCAGTGGTTAACGCAAAAATATCCGCGTTTTTTGAACACCAATAACCATAAACATCTGGGAACATTGGGAACCGGTAACCACTTTATTGAAATTTGCCTGGATGAGGGCGAACAGGTGTGGATTATGCTGCACTCCGGTTCACGTGGAATAGGTAATGCTATCGGTACGTATTTTATCGGCCTGGCGCAGCAGGAGATGCAGGATCAACTGGAAACGCTGCCGTCCCGCGATCTGGCGTATTTTGATGAAGATACTGAATACTTTGACGATTATCTGCGAGCGGTGAGCTGGGCGCAGATGTTTGCCAGCCTGAACCGTGATGCGATGATGGAAAATACGCTGGCGGCGCTACAGAAATGCGTGGAGAAACCCATTACGCTCAGCATGGAGGCGATTAACTGCCACCATAACTATGTGCAAAAAGAGCAGCACTTTGGTGAAGAGGTCTTCGTGACCCGTAAAGGCGCGGTATCCGCGCAGAAGGGGCAGTTCGGGATCATTCCGGGTTCCATGGGGGCGAAAAGCTTTATTGTGCGCGGCCTGGGTAACGAAGAGTCGTTCTGCTCGTGCAGCCACGGTGCCGGGCGCGTGATGAGCCGTACCAAAGCGAAAAAACTGTTTAGCGTCGACGATCAGATTCTCGCCACCGCGCATGTAGAATGTCGTAAGGATGCGGATGTGATTGACGAAATTCCGATGGCTTACAAAGACATTGATGCGGTGATGGCCGCGCAATCCGATCTGGTGGAAATTGTGCATACGCTGCGTCAGGTGGTGTGCGTTAAGGGATAA
- a CDS encoding MFS transporter codes for MMSIEIEKPTTRGRWLHIIPATILVYIVAYMDRTNIAIGIAGGMDEDLGMTASFAGLVAGIFFIGYIFLQIPGGQIAERLSAKKLIAWTIVAWGGFALLTGFVQTSTQLLIIRFVLGVAEGAVYPAILALIGHWFPNEERARAIAYFQMNLAVASIITGPLSGWLIETYGWREMFIIEGLLSLGLLFVWLPLVSDHPHQAKWLDPKERAWIEQKLLADRALSIGGEQSSIRGVLKSINLWKLVGIYFFVQVGFYGFALWMPNLIKHLTGSGMTIVGVLTAAPYVLCIIGQYYIAKWCDKTMNRRLYTAIPLLGFAVCLALSLLLKDNVWLAYGMMVICGFFLQAYAGPFWTLPPLLFAPNVLGGVRGTINALGNIGGFIGPYLVGLLTVTFSQTAGMTVLVAALLIAVGLLFSLPSVTARPAGSSNTPNTSTPGASLKQEGIAK; via the coding sequence ATGATGAGCATTGAAATAGAGAAACCGACCACACGAGGGCGCTGGCTGCATATTATTCCAGCCACGATCCTCGTTTATATCGTGGCCTATATGGACAGGACCAATATCGCCATTGGGATTGCAGGCGGCATGGATGAAGATTTAGGCATGACTGCTTCTTTTGCTGGCCTGGTCGCCGGGATCTTCTTTATTGGTTATATCTTCCTGCAAATTCCCGGCGGTCAGATAGCCGAGCGGCTAAGCGCCAAAAAGTTGATTGCCTGGACAATCGTCGCCTGGGGTGGCTTTGCCCTGCTGACCGGTTTTGTTCAGACATCGACGCAGTTGTTGATCATTCGCTTTGTGCTCGGCGTGGCGGAAGGTGCCGTGTATCCCGCCATTCTGGCACTGATTGGTCACTGGTTCCCAAATGAGGAGCGCGCCAGGGCTATCGCCTATTTCCAGATGAACCTGGCCGTCGCCTCTATCATTACCGGGCCGCTTTCCGGCTGGCTTATTGAAACATACGGCTGGCGGGAGATGTTTATCATCGAAGGCTTGCTCTCTCTGGGACTGCTCTTTGTCTGGCTACCTTTGGTTTCCGATCACCCGCATCAGGCAAAGTGGCTAGATCCGAAAGAGCGCGCCTGGATCGAACAAAAATTGCTGGCCGATCGCGCGTTGAGTATTGGCGGAGAGCAAAGCAGCATTCGTGGCGTATTAAAAAGCATCAACCTGTGGAAGCTTGTCGGTATCTATTTCTTCGTACAGGTCGGATTCTATGGCTTCGCACTGTGGATGCCAAATCTGATTAAACACCTGACCGGCAGCGGCATGACCATCGTTGGGGTACTCACCGCGGCGCCTTACGTTCTGTGCATTATCGGTCAGTATTACATCGCCAAATGGTGTGATAAAACAATGAATCGCCGCCTTTATACGGCTATTCCTCTGCTGGGTTTCGCGGTCTGCCTCGCCCTCTCCTTATTACTGAAAGATAACGTCTGGCTCGCTTACGGCATGATGGTTATTTGCGGGTTCTTCCTGCAAGCCTATGCCGGTCCATTCTGGACGCTGCCACCATTACTCTTCGCCCCCAACGTTCTGGGCGGCGTGCGCGGTACGATCAACGCCCTGGGCAACATCGGTGGCTTTATCGGTCCGTACCTCGTAGGGCTGTTAACGGTGACGTTCTCGCAAACAGCAGGTATGACCGTACTGGTTGCCGCCCTGCTTATCGCCGTTGGACTGCTTTTCAGCTTGCCTTCTGTTACCGCTCGTCCTGCAGGTAGCAGCAACACGCCTAACACCTCGACGCCGGGTGCGTCACTTAAACAAGAAGGAATCGCCAAATGA
- the glpG gene encoding rhomboid family intramembrane serine protease GlpG — protein MLMITSFANPRVAQAFVDYMATQGIILTIQQHTQSDVWLADESQAGRVHAELARFLENPADPRYLAASWQSGHTNSGLHYQRFPFLATLRHNAGPFTWGILFACIAVFVLQTVLGDQPVMLLLAWPYDPSLKFEVWRYFTHAFMHFSLMHILFNLLWWWYLGGAVEKRIGSGKLVVITVISALLSGFVQHQFSGPWFGGLSGVVYALMGYVWLRGERDPQSGIFLQRGLILFSLVWLIAGWFDVFGMSIANGAHVAGLATGLAMAFVDTQNVRKRT, from the coding sequence ATGTTAATGATTACCTCTTTTGCCAACCCTCGCGTGGCCCAGGCGTTTGTCGACTATATGGCGACGCAGGGGATTATTCTGACTATCCAGCAGCATACGCAAAGCGATGTCTGGCTTGCTGATGAGAGCCAGGCCGGGCGGGTTCATGCCGAGCTGGCCCGCTTTCTGGAAAATCCTGCCGATCCGCGCTATCTGGCCGCCAGCTGGCAGTCGGGGCACACCAACAGCGGCCTGCACTATCAGCGTTTCCCCTTTTTAGCCACGCTTCGCCACAACGCCGGGCCGTTTACATGGGGGATTTTATTCGCCTGTATTGCAGTGTTTGTACTGCAAACGGTTCTTGGCGATCAGCCGGTTATGCTACTGCTGGCCTGGCCCTACGATCCTTCGCTGAAATTTGAAGTCTGGCGCTACTTTACTCACGCTTTCATGCACTTCTCGCTGATGCACATTCTGTTCAACCTGCTATGGTGGTGGTACCTCGGCGGAGCGGTGGAGAAGCGCATTGGCAGCGGAAAGCTGGTGGTGATTACCGTGATCAGCGCCCTGCTGAGCGGCTTTGTTCAACATCAGTTTAGCGGTCCGTGGTTTGGTGGCTTATCGGGCGTGGTCTATGCGCTGATGGGCTATGTCTGGCTACGCGGCGAACGCGATCCGCAAAGCGGCATTTTTTTGCAGCGCGGCTTGATACTCTTCTCTTTAGTATGGTTAATTGCTGGCTGGTTTGACGTTTTCGGCATGTCGATCGCGAACGGTGCCCACGTGGCTGGTCTGGCGACCGGGCTGGCGATGGCGTTTGTTGATACGCAGAATGTGCGAAAGCGAACGTAG
- a CDS encoding glycerol dehydrogenase yields MVTTAIFPSRYVQGKGALTTHLPQELAALGHKALILQDPVVYSTYRDAVATALHGVIEFDIEVFSSECSDEEIARISARAQEIGADVIVGMGGGKTLDTAKATGASLRLPIAVVPTLASTDAPCSSLVVIYTPEGKFKRYLMIPRNPTLVLVDSSIIAAAPVRFLVSGIGDALATWFEAEDCRIKGAGNMTTRPGPMTAFELARFCYTTLMRYGRLAKLACEQHQVTPALEHVIEANTLLSGLGFESGGLAAAHAIHNGLTVLPATHKYWHGEKVAFGTLAMLMLTDRAPELIEEVYQFCEDIGLPTTLADIGLAGVSDDELLAVARASCQIGETMHNEPFTITPEAVQAALRAADAVGQVRKKAAIASASGGK; encoded by the coding sequence ATGGTTACTACCGCGATCTTTCCGTCACGATATGTTCAGGGTAAAGGAGCGTTGACAACGCATCTCCCGCAGGAATTGGCCGCACTCGGTCATAAGGCGCTGATTTTGCAGGATCCTGTTGTTTACAGCACCTACCGGGATGCGGTTGCAACAGCACTGCACGGGGTGATTGAATTTGATATCGAAGTGTTCAGTAGCGAGTGCAGTGATGAGGAAATTGCTCGCATCTCCGCACGTGCGCAGGAAATTGGCGCCGATGTGATTGTTGGTATGGGGGGCGGGAAAACCCTGGATACGGCAAAAGCAACCGGCGCCAGCCTGCGGCTGCCTATTGCCGTGGTTCCTACTCTGGCCTCAACGGATGCGCCGTGCAGTTCACTGGTTGTTATCTATACGCCAGAAGGGAAATTCAAACGCTACCTCATGATTCCACGTAACCCGACGCTTGTGCTGGTGGACAGCAGTATTATTGCTGCCGCGCCGGTACGCTTTTTGGTTTCTGGGATAGGCGATGCGCTGGCAACCTGGTTTGAAGCGGAAGATTGCCGCATCAAAGGGGCAGGCAATATGACCACCAGGCCAGGACCGATGACTGCATTTGAGCTGGCGCGCTTTTGCTACACCACCTTGATGCGCTATGGGCGCCTGGCGAAGCTTGCCTGTGAACAACATCAGGTTACTCCGGCGCTCGAACATGTTATCGAAGCGAATACGCTATTATCCGGGCTCGGTTTTGAAAGCGGTGGGCTGGCGGCAGCGCACGCCATTCATAACGGTCTGACGGTACTGCCCGCCACGCACAAATACTGGCATGGGGAAAAAGTTGCGTTTGGCACACTGGCAATGCTCATGCTCACCGATAGAGCGCCTGAGCTCATAGAGGAGGTTTATCAGTTTTGCGAAGATATTGGCTTGCCCACCACGCTGGCGGATATTGGTCTGGCTGGCGTTAGCGATGATGAACTGCTGGCCGTTGCCAGGGCGTCTTGTCAAATAGGGGAAACGATGCACAACGAGCCGTTTACCATTACGCCGGAGGCCGTGCAGGCGGCATTGCGGGCCGCCGATGCCGTTGGTCAGGTGCGGAAAAAAGCTGCCATCGCTTCGGCCTCTGGCGGAAAGTGA
- the rtcR gene encoding RNA repair transcriptional activator RtcR, which translates to MRKTVAFGFVGTVLDYVGRGSQRWEKWRPTLSLCQQETLVVHRLELLYDARSRGLFETLKQDIASVSPETEVIGVEIAIRNPWDFEEVYACLHDFARSHRFHPEDEDYLIHITTGTHVAQICWFLLAEARYLPARLAQTSPPRKKDKPHSTGEVTIIDLDLSRYNDIASRFAQEREETLNFLKSGIETRNLHFNRMIEHIERVAIRSRSPMLLNGPTGAGKSFLARRIYELKLARHQFSGAFVEVNCATLRGDTAMSTLFGHVKGAFTGAREERAGLLRSANGGMLFLDEIGELGADEQAMLLKAIEEKRFYPFGSDQQVSSDFQLIAGTVRDLRQLVAQGKFREDLYARINLWTFELPGLRQRQEDIEPNLDYEIERHATLTGDSVRFNTEARRAWLAFATSPQAAWSGNFRELSASVTRMATLADNGRITVNTVEDEIERLRYSWNDNRPSALDALLGAEAENLDLFDRLHLQNVIAICQQAKTISDAGRQLFNVSRLGKATVNDADRLRKYLARFGLTWETLKNQHSSS; encoded by the coding sequence ATGCGCAAAACGGTAGCCTTTGGTTTTGTCGGTACGGTATTGGATTATGTTGGCCGCGGCAGCCAACGCTGGGAAAAATGGCGACCAACCTTAAGCCTGTGCCAGCAGGAAACGTTAGTCGTCCATCGCCTTGAGCTGCTGTACGACGCGCGTTCGCGGGGGCTGTTTGAAACCTTAAAACAGGATATCGCCAGCGTATCGCCGGAAACGGAAGTCATTGGCGTCGAGATAGCCATCCGCAATCCGTGGGACTTCGAAGAGGTTTACGCCTGCCTGCATGATTTCGCCCGCAGCCACAGGTTCCATCCTGAAGACGAAGACTATCTGATCCACATAACCACCGGCACCCACGTCGCCCAGATCTGCTGGTTTCTGCTGGCGGAAGCGCGCTATCTCCCGGCGCGGTTAGCCCAGACCTCACCACCGCGTAAGAAAGATAAGCCGCATAGCACGGGCGAAGTGACGATCATCGACCTCGATCTCAGTCGTTACAACGATATCGCCAGCCGCTTTGCCCAGGAGCGCGAAGAGACGCTTAACTTCCTGAAATCCGGTATCGAGACCCGCAATCTGCATTTCAACCGCATGATCGAGCATATTGAGCGCGTCGCCATCCGCTCCCGTTCACCTATGTTGCTTAACGGCCCGACCGGCGCGGGCAAATCATTTTTGGCCCGCCGCATCTATGAATTAAAGCTGGCACGCCATCAGTTTAGCGGCGCGTTTGTTGAGGTGAACTGCGCGACTCTGCGTGGCGACACCGCAATGTCGACGCTGTTTGGTCATGTCAAAGGGGCATTTACCGGCGCGCGGGAAGAGCGTGCCGGTCTGCTACGCAGCGCGAACGGTGGGATGCTTTTTCTCGATGAGATTGGCGAACTGGGGGCAGATGAACAAGCGATGCTGCTCAAAGCTATTGAAGAAAAACGCTTTTATCCCTTCGGCAGCGACCAGCAGGTGAGCAGTGATTTTCAGCTTATCGCCGGTACCGTGCGCGATTTACGCCAATTGGTTGCCCAGGGTAAATTCCGCGAGGATCTGTATGCGCGTATAAATCTGTGGACGTTTGAACTGCCGGGTCTGCGCCAGCGGCAGGAAGATATCGAGCCGAACCTCGATTATGAAATTGAGCGCCATGCCACGCTGACTGGCGATAGCGTGCGCTTCAACACCGAAGCGCGTCGCGCCTGGCTGGCCTTCGCCACCTCACCGCAGGCGGCGTGGAGCGGCAACTTCCGCGAGCTTTCCGCCAGCGTCACCCGTATGGCAACCCTGGCGGACAACGGTCGCATCACGGTAAACACGGTAGAAGATGAGATTGAGCGCCTGCGCTACAGCTGGAATGATAACCGCCCCTCAGCGCTCGATGCGCTATTAGGGGCGGAGGCGGAAAATCTGGACCTGTTCGACCGCCTGCATCTGCAAAACGTCATTGCTATATGCCAGCAAGCAAAAACCATTTCCGATGCCGGACGCCAGCTCTTTAACGTCTCGCGCCTCGGCAAAGCCACCGTCAACGACGCAGACCGGCTGCGAAAATATCTCGCGCGCTTTGGCCTGACCTGGGAAACGCTGAAGAATCAGCACAGCTCCAGTTGA
- a CDS encoding DeoR/GlpR family transcriptional regulator: MKQTQRHDAIIELVKKQGYVSTEELVEQFAVSPQTIRRDLNDLAEQKMILRHHGGAALPSSSVNASWHDRKSTQTQEKERIARKVASEIPDGATLFIDIGTTPEAVAHALLNHNDLRIVTNNLNVANTLMVKEDFRIILAGGELRSRDGGIIGEATLDFISQFRLDFGILGISGIDSDGSLLEFDYHEVRTKRAIIENSRHVMLVVDHSKFGRNAMVNMGSISMVDAVYTDVMPPAGVLKVITDNNLQLELC; the protein is encoded by the coding sequence ATGAAACAAACACAACGTCATGACGCGATTATCGAGCTGGTAAAAAAACAGGGATACGTCAGTACTGAAGAGCTGGTTGAGCAGTTTGCCGTCAGCCCGCAGACCATTCGTCGCGATCTGAATGATTTAGCCGAACAAAAGATGATCTTGCGCCACCACGGCGGCGCGGCGTTGCCTTCCAGTTCGGTGAACGCTTCCTGGCACGACAGGAAGTCGACCCAAACCCAGGAAAAAGAGCGTATTGCCCGCAAGGTGGCGAGTGAAATCCCTGACGGCGCGACGCTGTTTATCGATATTGGCACCACGCCTGAAGCGGTGGCCCATGCGTTGCTGAACCATAACGACCTGCGCATCGTCACCAATAACCTCAACGTCGCTAATACGCTGATGGTGAAAGAGGATTTCCGCATTATTCTGGCGGGCGGCGAACTGCGCAGCCGTGATGGCGGTATTATCGGCGAAGCGACCCTGGACTTTATCTCCCAGTTCCGCCTTGATTTCGGCATTCTCGGCATCAGCGGCATTGACAGCGATGGCTCGCTGCTCGAGTTTGACTACCACGAAGTGCGCACCAAACGGGCGATTATTGAAAACTCGCGCCACGTGATGCTGGTTGTTGACCACTCTAAATTTGGCCGTAACGCGATGGTCAATATGGGCAGCATCAGCATGGTCGATGCAGTCTACACCGACGTGATGCCGCCAGCTGGCGTGCTGAAAGTGATAACCGACAACAACCTTCAACTGGAGCTGTGCTGA
- the glpE gene encoding thiosulfate sulfurtransferase GlpE, protein MDHFECINVEEAHQKMHQQTAVLVDIRDPQSYAMGHTPGSFHLTNDTLGAFMRDNDFETAVMVMCYHGNSSKGAAQYLLQQGYDKVYSVDGGFDAWHRHFPAEVAHGAL, encoded by the coding sequence ATGGATCACTTTGAATGTATTAACGTAGAAGAAGCCCACCAGAAAATGCATCAGCAGACGGCGGTGCTGGTGGATATTCGCGACCCGCAGAGCTACGCGATGGGGCATACGCCGGGCTCTTTTCATCTGACCAACGATACGCTGGGTGCGTTTATGCGCGATAACGACTTTGAGACGGCCGTTATGGTGATGTGTTATCACGGCAATAGCAGTAAAGGCGCCGCGCAGTATCTGCTCCAGCAGGGCTACGACAAGGTGTACAGCGTGGATGGCGGATTTGATGCCTGGCACCGGCATTTTCCGGCGGAAGTAGCGCATGGCGCGCTTTAG